From Segatella copri, the proteins below share one genomic window:
- a CDS encoding DUF4929 domain-containing protein — MKKFKFILMCMLAMLTGFSACSSSDDNDGKQMTNYVSISAAGNNIINEDDDEEVKFNILIGNTLTADATINLSLEGNDDNVATLTPSTIALKAGAKTASFTVKSNKKSLLKSDRVLTVKATFSDANMKTDGKAVTLTIKPDSDIPVLTAEQQKLIEGYKQNLNIDLTKILGKVKVDTKVTFNDDDKIDINDNKDTRSFSGVTIITLSEKATADKPVLKMVSNAMGMAAFNYEMLRKRTVEDAENWTQMPYGKAVMENINYDYNKETFTMTLDGIEVNPADMTLKFTGSKVDLYGEEITTVPFDYTFSAWDRLKAMADANKSFEVDEGDTRTNVPVQEIIDGGGSLNPYSFFDNTDVVADGEATDYKNIYVAPTGKIDFTSGKMTFAFPWYLNDTYGCQRVEATYTFGN, encoded by the coding sequence ATGAAGAAATTTAAATTCATACTTATGTGTATGCTCGCGATGCTGACAGGTTTCAGCGCATGCAGCAGCAGTGATGACAATGATGGCAAGCAGATGACCAACTATGTATCGATTTCTGCAGCCGGAAACAATATCATCAACGAGGATGATGATGAAGAAGTAAAATTCAACATCCTCATCGGTAATACCCTGACAGCAGACGCTACCATCAATCTTTCGCTCGAAGGAAATGATGACAATGTGGCTACACTCACTCCTTCTACCATCGCGCTGAAGGCTGGTGCCAAGACTGCATCCTTCACCGTAAAGTCGAACAAGAAGAGTCTGCTCAAATCAGATCGCGTACTGACCGTAAAGGCAACTTTCTCTGATGCCAACATGAAGACAGACGGGAAAGCCGTAACCCTGACCATCAAGCCAGACTCCGACATTCCTGTCCTCACGGCAGAACAGCAGAAGCTCATTGAGGGCTACAAGCAGAACCTCAACATCGACCTGACCAAGATTCTCGGTAAGGTAAAGGTAGATACCAAGGTTACCTTCAATGACGATGACAAGATTGATATCAACGACAACAAAGATACCCGTTCTTTCAGCGGCGTTACCATCATCACACTGAGCGAGAAGGCTACTGCCGACAAACCTGTATTGAAGATGGTTTCAAATGCAATGGGTATGGCTGCGTTCAACTATGAAATGCTGAGAAAGAGAACCGTAGAAGATGCAGAAAACTGGACACAGATGCCATACGGTAAGGCTGTTATGGAGAACATCAACTACGATTACAATAAGGAAACCTTCACCATGACACTGGATGGCATCGAGGTAAACCCGGCAGATATGACCCTCAAGTTTACAGGCAGCAAGGTAGATTTATACGGGGAAGAGATTACTACCGTTCCATTCGACTATACCTTCTCAGCATGGGACCGTCTCAAGGCTATGGCTGATGCAAACAAGTCGTTTGAAGTAGACGAAGGAGATACCAGGACCAATGTTCCTGTACAGGAGATCATTGATGGTGGCGGTTCGCTGAATCCTTATTCATTCTTCGACAATACCGATGTCGTAGCAGACGGAGAAGCGACAGATTATAAAAACATCTACGTTGCTCCAACAGGCAAAATCGACTTCACCAGCGGCAAGATGACCTTCGCCTTCCCTTGGTATCTTAATGATACATACGGATGCCAGCGGGTTGAAGCAACCTATACATTTGGTAATTAA
- a CDS encoding RagB/SusD family nutrient uptake outer membrane protein, producing MKNIKNIIKKALLFTGSTLLLAACSLNVPPPDQFSDPDAITDVNTGRSLLTSCYLSYPHQEYEFSLLGNDFCPTNLSGKDVETQNLYNWQDKNISNLSSTVWPAYYTCISNCDVLLERIDKITTETAADLQEKQAIKAEAQLLKAMCYFDLLRIYATPYDENPEADGIIIKNMFGFETNGRSSKKTCIGMINSLITEASEVRNQPSKNGWLSQTAADYLLAETALYMGDYKKAAEYADDVIEQGDDSKIGGESYSRLWRTESYGGRIFAFNTQNSYYVAIEYDSSEGDYYAVNPAFTFTDEDVRAKYTLYPKDQNGKTRNLMGKYNMMNKQGTQPNYINRMRYAGAYFIAAEAYARDNNEQMARERINHYLQLVSADPIADNTTGDALVQAILAEKYKEFVGEGSNYFDLKRTHADLNRVSAWGGAATAKISKDDYRWNFPIPASEYKYNNNVTQNDKWPINR from the coding sequence ATGAAGAATATCAAGAATATCATCAAGAAGGCACTACTCTTCACGGGCAGCACCCTGCTTCTGGCAGCCTGCTCGCTCAATGTGCCACCACCAGACCAGTTTTCAGACCCCGATGCCATCACCGATGTCAACACGGGGCGCTCTCTGCTCACCTCCTGCTATCTGAGCTATCCGCATCAGGAGTATGAGTTTTCGCTCCTGGGCAACGACTTCTGCCCTACCAACCTCTCGGGAAAGGATGTTGAAACCCAGAACCTCTACAACTGGCAGGACAAGAACATCAGCAACCTCTCGTCAACCGTATGGCCGGCGTATTACACCTGTATCTCCAACTGCGATGTACTCCTGGAGCGTATCGACAAGATTACGACCGAGACCGCAGCCGATTTGCAGGAGAAGCAGGCTATCAAGGCAGAGGCGCAGCTGCTGAAGGCAATGTGCTATTTCGACCTGCTGCGCATCTACGCCACTCCATACGATGAGAATCCGGAGGCCGACGGCATCATCATCAAGAACATGTTCGGTTTCGAAACCAATGGCCGCAGCAGCAAGAAAACCTGTATCGGCATGATCAACAGTCTGATAACAGAGGCATCAGAAGTGAGAAACCAGCCCTCAAAGAACGGATGGTTATCGCAGACCGCAGCCGATTATCTGCTTGCCGAAACAGCACTCTATATGGGCGATTACAAGAAAGCAGCCGAATATGCCGACGATGTGATAGAACAGGGCGACGACAGCAAGATAGGCGGCGAAAGCTACTCCCGACTCTGGCGCACCGAGAGCTATGGCGGCAGAATCTTTGCCTTCAACACCCAGAACAGCTATTATGTCGCCATCGAATACGACAGCTCTGAAGGCGACTATTATGCCGTCAATCCGGCATTCACCTTTACGGATGAGGATGTACGCGCGAAATATACGCTCTATCCGAAAGACCAGAACGGTAAGACCCGCAACCTGATGGGCAAGTACAACATGATGAACAAGCAGGGCACCCAGCCTAACTACATCAACCGCATGCGTTACGCCGGAGCCTACTTCATCGCTGCCGAAGCCTATGCACGCGATAACAACGAACAGATGGCACGCGAGCGCATCAACCATTACCTGCAGCTGGTTTCAGCCGATCCTATCGCAGATAACACAACGGGCGATGCGCTGGTTCAGGCTATCCTGGCAGAGAAGTACAAGGAATTCGTAGGCGAAGGCAGCAATTACTTCGACCTGAAGCGAACCCACGCAGACTTGAACCGTGTGTCGGCATGGGGCGGAGCAGCCACAGCGAAAATCAGCAAGGACGATTACCGCTGGAACTTCCCTATCCCTGCTTCGGAATATAAATATAACAACAATGTGACCCAAAACGACAAGTGGCCAATTAACAGATAA
- a CDS encoding SusC/RagA family TonB-linked outer membrane protein, which translates to MAAVNNPEIAREVILPQNESLIGYVYDQDKNPLPGVTVKVEGTQIVTVTDDEGRYSFSQPIKRGANVKFSMLGFKTKRVVYKGQSTISPMLEPSATSVGEVVVVARSNINAIDLRAKSGVVENVDMKRVEAKPMIDMALALQGAVPGLVVTNTGDLGSAPKIRLRGNSSLRQGNATNEPLYVMDGQIISAETFYNLNPSDIKDMKVLKDATACALYGVKAANGVIEITSQRGHSGAPLINYSTNMGVTTRGRRGLKMMSSAEKLELERLIGNVETPGYRYSEDYYRKYFADNPNLASMIADGQNKLDSLRNINTDWFNELLRNSFYQRHNLSLRGGNERTTYFLSANYSYQGGRIEGNDKQRMGIRLNVDQKLGKIGYAMLGVTGSYSKTNTPNGTSSDPSSLIYELNPYEQKTGKLWSYPGQTYKDLMNQYSAESTDKEFGVNGNITLNLLPGLDVAAVAGIDFVLDESHQFTPSTAYSETHSGVPEVARGIYSKSKNTTTNISANVRATYTRTFNEIHDLTFSANMDYYDTNIDNLSTTGYGVGTLNSAAAINQSLTGSRRVKMSAPRDKNRQLGIGGVLGYSLLSTYDLYATYKVDASSVLPSDKRWNKAWAVGLGWTPSNYAFLKDNKVISRLNFKGSYGITANLNGVSASTTTGTFSYSTNTYEDQRVLELISLYNKDLKPEQNKSVDLGMSMDLFNRITLDVNYYNRRTEQALLDVPIPTSVGYSTLKRNIGVLENRGIELGLSAKIIDTYDCRLSIGANLAYNDNKVLDLYYADKIYTTEDALVPDYEVGKSYDMLYGPTSLGINPLTGYPVFLLPDGTEKQATEALTKDDVVALGHLTPPYSGTFNLSFSYKSFDFDMDFYYVHGGIQRFNYSYVRDKDNVNKNAVAGQTDKMWFKQGDENKTYWTPFYTSSTAEDNIALYPNSRTVGKSDYLRLSMVSMRYRLPAATLHKILPFMQYATVGFQASNFFTWTSYKESDPESGTLAGTTQPIYTFNLNLTF; encoded by the coding sequence ATGGCTGCTGTGAACAACCCCGAGATAGCCCGAGAGGTTATCTTACCACAAAACGAAAGTTTAATTGGATACGTTTACGACCAGGATAAGAATCCGCTGCCGGGGGTTACCGTAAAAGTGGAGGGAACACAAATCGTAACCGTTACGGATGATGAAGGCCGTTATTCCTTCAGCCAGCCTATCAAGCGAGGTGCTAACGTAAAATTTTCGATGCTCGGCTTTAAAACTAAGCGAGTTGTTTATAAAGGTCAGTCGACTATCAGTCCGATGCTCGAACCTTCTGCTACCTCGGTTGGCGAGGTGGTGGTAGTGGCGCGCAGCAACATCAACGCTATCGACCTGCGTGCCAAATCGGGTGTGGTAGAGAATGTGGATATGAAGCGCGTAGAAGCTAAGCCGATGATTGACATGGCACTGGCACTGCAGGGTGCCGTGCCGGGCCTTGTCGTTACCAATACGGGCGATTTGGGTTCTGCTCCGAAGATCCGTCTGCGCGGAAACTCTTCGCTCCGACAGGGCAATGCAACCAACGAGCCGCTGTATGTGATGGATGGTCAGATTATCTCTGCCGAGACATTCTATAACCTGAACCCATCTGACATCAAGGACATGAAGGTGCTCAAGGATGCTACAGCCTGTGCACTGTATGGTGTGAAGGCGGCTAACGGTGTGATTGAAATCACATCACAGCGTGGCCATTCGGGTGCTCCACTCATCAACTACAGCACCAATATGGGTGTAACTACACGAGGCCGAAGAGGCCTCAAGATGATGAGCTCTGCCGAGAAACTGGAACTGGAGAGACTCATCGGTAACGTGGAGACTCCTGGCTACAGATACAGCGAGGATTACTACCGCAAGTACTTTGCCGACAATCCGAATCTGGCAAGCATGATTGCCGATGGCCAGAACAAGCTCGATTCTCTGAGAAATATCAACACCGACTGGTTCAACGAACTCCTGCGCAACAGCTTTTACCAGCGCCATAACCTGAGTCTGCGAGGCGGCAATGAGCGAACCACCTATTTCCTCTCAGCCAACTATTCCTATCAGGGCGGCCGTATCGAGGGAAATGACAAGCAGCGTATGGGCATCCGACTGAATGTAGACCAGAAACTGGGAAAGATTGGTTATGCCATGCTGGGCGTTACGGGCTCTTATTCGAAGACCAATACGCCTAACGGAACCTCAAGTGATCCTTCTTCGCTGATTTACGAACTGAACCCTTATGAACAGAAGACAGGCAAACTCTGGTCGTATCCGGGACAGACCTATAAGGACCTGATGAACCAGTACAGCGCCGAATCTACCGACAAGGAGTTTGGCGTGAACGGTAACATCACCCTGAACCTGCTTCCAGGACTGGATGTTGCAGCTGTAGCCGGTATCGACTTCGTACTGGATGAGTCACACCAGTTTACACCTTCTACAGCCTACTCTGAGACCCATAGCGGTGTGCCAGAAGTGGCACGCGGTATCTATTCGAAATCCAAGAATACCACCACCAATATCTCTGCCAACGTGCGTGCTACCTATACCCGTACGTTCAATGAGATTCACGACCTCACCTTCAGTGCCAACATGGATTATTATGATACCAACATCGATAATCTGAGCACTACCGGTTATGGCGTAGGAACCCTGAACTCGGCAGCAGCCATCAACCAGTCGCTCACCGGCTCACGCCGAGTGAAGATGAGCGCTCCTAGAGACAAGAACCGCCAGTTGGGTATCGGTGGCGTGCTGGGCTACAGTCTGCTGAGCACCTACGACCTCTATGCTACCTACAAGGTAGATGCCTCTTCGGTTCTACCATCAGACAAGCGATGGAACAAGGCATGGGCGGTAGGTCTGGGATGGACACCATCCAACTATGCCTTCCTGAAGGACAACAAGGTGATTTCACGCCTCAACTTCAAGGGCTCGTATGGTATCACAGCCAATCTGAACGGAGTTTCGGCTTCTACCACAACAGGAACCTTCTCCTACTCCACCAATACCTACGAAGACCAGCGCGTACTGGAACTTATCTCCTTATATAATAAGGACCTGAAACCAGAGCAGAACAAGTCGGTAGACCTGGGTATGAGCATGGACCTTTTCAACCGCATCACGCTGGATGTAAACTATTACAACCGCCGTACCGAACAGGCTTTGCTCGATGTGCCAATCCCTACATCTGTAGGCTATTCTACCCTGAAGCGCAACATCGGTGTGCTGGAGAACAGAGGTATAGAGCTGGGACTGAGTGCCAAGATCATCGATACCTACGATTGCCGACTCAGCATCGGAGCCAACCTTGCTTACAACGACAACAAGGTGCTCGACCTGTATTATGCCGACAAGATTTACACCACCGAAGATGCACTGGTTCCAGACTATGAGGTAGGCAAATCATACGATATGCTCTACGGACCTACGTCGCTGGGCATCAATCCGCTCACCGGTTATCCGGTATTCCTGCTGCCAGACGGCACAGAGAAACAGGCTACCGAGGCACTTACCAAGGACGATGTAGTGGCATTAGGCCATCTCACACCACCTTATTCAGGTACCTTCAACCTGAGTTTCTCATACAAGTCGTTCGACTTCGATATGGACTTCTACTACGTTCATGGCGGAATCCAGCGTTTCAACTACTCGTATGTGAGAGACAAGGACAATGTGAACAAGAATGCCGTAGCCGGACAGACCGATAAGATGTGGTTCAAGCAAGGCGATGAGAACAAGACCTACTGGACACCGTTCTACACCTCATCCACCGCAGAAGACAACATAGCACTCTATCCAAACTCACGCACCGTGGGCAAGAGCGACTACCTGCGCCTCTCTATGGTGAGCATGCGCTACCGCCTGCCAGCCGCTACCCTACACAAGATACTGCCATTCATGCAGTATGCCACCGTAGGTTTCCAGGCATCCAACTTCTTTACGTGGACCTCGTATAAAGAGAGCGACCCGGAAAGCGGAACCCTTGCCGGCACCACACAGCCAATTTATACATTCAATTTGAATCTTACATTCTAG
- a CDS encoding smalltalk protein — translation MKVNTWKTILQIAISFLTAIATTLGVTSCSL, via the coding sequence ATGAAAGTAAATACCTGGAAAACGATTTTGCAGATTGCAATCTCCTTCCTCACAGCCATCGCTACTACGCTCGGAGTTACCAGCTGTAGCCTTTAA
- a CDS encoding BRO family protein — protein sequence MLYVNESGFYALVLGSKLSTAVKFKNWVTAEVS from the coding sequence ATGCTCTATGTTAACGAGAGCGGTTTCTATGCTTTGGTTCTCGGCTCTAAGCTTTCTACTGCCGTGAAGTTCAAGAACTGGGTTACGGCTGAGGTTTCCTAG
- a CDS encoding PorT family protein: protein MKRLAFIMMALLLALMPAAAQNYRDSRYYNKQTGHLDYRYNHNYGSPYYGFRIGPAFTFVNSDDSRLDGGDWQTGLNVGVVAGIPLTDSAPLYLETGLSYIEKGGKKDLPEGKKMTYDLNYLEIPAVLKYKYEVDDHFSLQPQVGGYFAIGVGGKIKNFAEREAESSFKDANFRRLDGGIRIGCGIGYDMFYADLTYDIGLANICHDSFDKSRNGALQLNFGVNF from the coding sequence ATGAAAAGATTAGCATTCATCATGATGGCATTGCTCCTGGCTCTGATGCCAGCAGCAGCACAGAATTATCGTGACAGCAGATATTACAACAAGCAGACGGGGCATCTCGACTACCGTTACAACCACAACTATGGCAGCCCGTATTACGGATTCCGCATCGGTCCTGCCTTCACCTTTGTCAATTCCGACGATTCCCGTCTGGATGGTGGCGACTGGCAGACCGGCCTGAATGTGGGCGTAGTAGCCGGCATCCCATTGACCGACAGCGCCCCACTCTATCTCGAAACCGGACTTTCGTATATAGAGAAAGGTGGCAAGAAGGATCTTCCTGAAGGCAAGAAGATGACCTACGATCTCAACTATCTTGAGATTCCAGCCGTACTGAAGTACAAGTACGAGGTAGACGACCACTTCTCCCTCCAGCCTCAGGTAGGCGGCTATTTTGCCATTGGTGTAGGAGGCAAGATCAAGAACTTTGCCGAGCGTGAAGCAGAGAGTTCATTCAAGGATGCAAACTTCCGCCGCCTTGATGGTGGTATCCGCATCGGCTGCGGCATCGGCTACGACATGTTCTATGCCGATCTCACCTACGACATCGGTCTTGCCAACATCTGCCACGACAGTTTCGACAAATCGCGCAATGGAGCCCTCCAGCTCAATTTCGGAGTTAACTTCTAG
- a CDS encoding YfhO family protein, with translation MKFLKKYLLDILVVIAFAIISFVYFMPADMDGRILFRHDAAAGKGLGHEKELFQQQTGETTRWTNSVFGGMPTYQMSPSYDSNQVLSQIVKAYHLWLPDYVWYVFVYLLGFYIMLRAFNFRQSLAALGSIIWAFSSYFFIIIAAGHIWKVWALAYLPPMIAGVVLAYRGKYLKGLLLTAIFSAFEVQANHVQMTYYYLFIILFMVIAFLADAIKKGELARFGKATAVCVVGALIGISLNLSNLYHTWQYGQETMRGKSELVKKNSANQTSSGLDRDYITQWSYGIDETWTLMIPDAKGGASVPLAQNQKAMEKADPNFVQIYQQLGQYWGNQPGTSGPVYVGAFVCMLFILGLFIVKGPMKWALLAATILSILLAWGRNFMPFTNFFLDYVPMYAKFRTVASILVIAEFTIPLLAMMALKKIVDEPEILTEKIKYVYASFGLTAGFCLLFAIMPGVFFPDFVSVQETQALQQLPQEYISPIMSNLTDIRKGIFTSDCWRSFWIILIGSALLMLFKMKKLGKEYMIAGIAVLCLVDMWMVNKRYLYDDMFVDKAQRDTPQQMTETDKIICRDKALDYRVLNLASNTFNENETSYYHKSIGGYHPAKLRRYQEMIDAHIAPEMQKTMQAVAAAGGDMTKVNGDSIYPVLNMLNTKYFIMPLQGGQTVPVQNPYAYGNAWFVDEVKYVNNANEEIDGVGKVNLRHVAVADAKFKEQLAQSVKQDDTSVVKMIQYKPNNLTYEVKSSKGGVIVFSEIYYPGWTATVDGQPAELGRVNYILRALNVKAGNHKVVLDFHPQSLKNTETVAYIGYGVLALLIIIGVVVEVRKRKKASPEVNE, from the coding sequence ATGAAATTTTTGAAGAAGTATCTACTGGATATTCTGGTAGTTATTGCATTTGCAATCATCTCCTTCGTCTACTTTATGCCTGCCGATATGGACGGACGAATCCTCTTCCGTCATGATGCAGCGGCAGGAAAGGGACTGGGACATGAAAAGGAACTCTTCCAGCAGCAGACGGGAGAGACTACACGATGGACGAACTCGGTGTTTGGCGGTATGCCTACCTATCAGATGTCGCCTTCGTATGACAGTAATCAGGTGCTCAGCCAGATTGTGAAGGCATATCATCTGTGGTTGCCAGACTATGTTTGGTATGTCTTTGTATACCTCCTGGGCTTCTATATCATGCTGCGTGCCTTCAACTTCAGACAGTCGCTGGCGGCGCTGGGAAGTATCATCTGGGCATTCTCGTCCTACTTTTTCATCATCATCGCTGCCGGACATATCTGGAAGGTATGGGCGCTGGCTTATCTGCCGCCGATGATTGCGGGCGTGGTGCTTGCCTATCGGGGCAAGTATCTCAAGGGACTGCTCCTTACTGCCATCTTCTCGGCTTTCGAGGTGCAGGCTAACCACGTGCAGATGACTTATTACTACCTCTTTATCATCCTCTTCATGGTGATTGCCTTTCTGGCAGATGCCATTAAGAAAGGTGAACTCGCACGCTTCGGAAAGGCTACGGCGGTATGCGTGGTGGGTGCCCTCATCGGTATCTCACTCAACCTCTCGAACCTTTATCATACTTGGCAGTATGGTCAGGAAACCATGCGAGGAAAGAGTGAACTTGTAAAGAAAAACTCGGCTAACCAGACCAGCAGCGGTCTGGATAGAGACTATATCACACAGTGGAGCTACGGTATCGACGAAACTTGGACGCTGATGATTCCGGATGCCAAGGGCGGTGCCTCCGTGCCGCTGGCGCAGAACCAGAAGGCGATGGAGAAGGCTGATCCTAACTTTGTGCAGATTTACCAGCAGCTGGGACAGTACTGGGGCAACCAGCCGGGAACGAGCGGACCGGTATATGTAGGTGCCTTCGTCTGCATGCTCTTTATCTTGGGTCTTTTTATCGTGAAGGGTCCGATGAAGTGGGCGCTGCTTGCTGCCACCATCCTGAGCATCCTGCTCGCTTGGGGTAGAAACTTCATGCCGTTTACCAATTTCTTCCTCGATTATGTGCCGATGTATGCCAAGTTCCGAACGGTGGCATCTATCCTGGTTATCGCAGAATTCACCATCCCGCTCCTGGCGATGATGGCGCTGAAGAAGATTGTAGATGAGCCGGAGATTCTGACAGAGAAGATAAAATATGTATATGCCAGTTTCGGTCTGACAGCAGGCTTCTGTCTGCTCTTTGCCATCATGCCGGGCGTATTCTTCCCTGATTTCGTATCGGTACAGGAGACACAGGCGCTGCAGCAGTTGCCTCAGGAGTATATCTCTCCAATCATGAGCAATCTGACGGATATCCGCAAGGGCATCTTCACATCCGACTGCTGGCGTTCGTTCTGGATTATCCTCATCGGTTCGGCACTGCTGATGCTCTTCAAGATGAAGAAGCTGGGCAAGGAATATATGATTGCCGGTATCGCTGTGCTCTGTCTGGTGGATATGTGGATGGTGAACAAGCGCTATCTCTACGATGATATGTTCGTGGACAAGGCGCAGCGCGATACACCGCAGCAGATGACCGAGACCGACAAGATTATCTGCCGTGACAAGGCACTCGACTACCGTGTGCTGAATCTGGCATCGAATACATTCAATGAGAACGAGACCTCTTACTACCACAAGAGCATCGGCGGTTATCATCCAGCCAAGCTCCGTCGTTACCAGGAGATGATTGATGCTCACATCGCTCCTGAGATGCAGAAGACTATGCAGGCTGTAGCTGCTGCGGGCGGCGATATGACCAAGGTGAACGGCGACAGTATCTATCCGGTATTGAACATGCTGAATACCAAATACTTCATCATGCCGCTGCAGGGCGGACAGACCGTTCCGGTTCAGAATCCGTATGCCTACGGCAATGCATGGTTTGTAGACGAGGTGAAGTATGTGAACAATGCCAACGAGGAAATCGATGGCGTGGGAAAGGTGAACCTCCGACATGTGGCTGTGGCTGATGCCAAATTCAAGGAACAGCTGGCGCAGAGCGTGAAGCAGGATGATACTTCGGTGGTGAAGATGATTCAGTATAAGCCGAACAACCTGACTTACGAGGTCAAGTCGAGCAAGGGCGGCGTGATCGTATTCTCTGAGATTTACTATCCGGGCTGGACGGCTACGGTTGATGGACAGCCGGCTGAGCTGGGCAGAGTGAACTATATTCTGCGTGCGCTGAACGTGAAGGCTGGTAACCATAAGGTAGTGCTCGATTTCCATCCTCAGTCGCTCAAGAATACCGAGACGGTGGCTTACATCGGTTATGGCGTTCTGGCTCTCCTTATTATAATAGGTGTAGTGGTTGAGGTGAGAAAACGCAAGAAGGCTTCTCCGGAAGTGAATGAATAA
- a CDS encoding GSCFA domain-containing protein — protein sequence MLFRTEIDIPKADFEIGAAERMLFVGSCFADNLGRRFVENRFRATVNPFGVMYNPASILHTVEKCSEVRPRVAVFTLGTNHVYILKETGEIVDNCQKRPQRLFEERELSVDECAGYLQKAISLLKSQTAASDGSEGTLKVIITVSPIRYAKYGYHGSQLSKATLLLAADKLVKENPGVVSYFPAYEIMNDELRDYRFYKEDMLHPSQQAVDYIWERFRATYFGKAAEQFLEDWRPIREALGHKPFHPESEEHQKFIARTEEKKRQFEEKYHLL from the coding sequence ATGCTGTTTCGCACAGAAATAGATATTCCGAAGGCCGACTTCGAGATAGGGGCGGCAGAGCGGATGCTCTTTGTGGGCAGTTGCTTTGCCGACAATCTGGGTAGGCGGTTTGTGGAGAACCGCTTCCGGGCTACGGTGAATCCCTTCGGGGTGATGTATAATCCGGCAAGCATTCTCCATACGGTAGAGAAATGTTCCGAGGTCCGTCCCCGGGTGGCTGTCTTTACGCTGGGTACCAACCATGTGTATATCCTGAAGGAGACGGGCGAGATAGTGGACAACTGCCAGAAGCGCCCGCAGCGCCTCTTCGAAGAGCGGGAACTGAGCGTGGACGAATGTGCCGGCTATCTGCAGAAGGCTATCAGTCTGCTGAAATCGCAGACCGCAGCATCTGATGGCAGTGAAGGCACTCTGAAGGTAATCATCACGGTAAGCCCTATCCGCTATGCGAAATACGGCTATCACGGGAGTCAGCTTTCGAAGGCTACGCTCCTGCTGGCAGCCGATAAGCTGGTGAAGGAGAATCCGGGGGTAGTGAGCTATTTCCCGGCTTACGAGATTATGAACGATGAACTCCGTGACTACCGCTTCTACAAGGAAGACATGCTGCACCCGAGCCAGCAGGCTGTAGACTATATCTGGGAGCGGTTCCGGGCAACTTACTTCGGCAAGGCAGCCGAGCAGTTTCTGGAAGACTGGAGGCCTATCCGCGAAGCACTCGGCCACAAGCCCTTCCATCCCGAGAGCGAGGAACACCAGAAGTTCATCGCCAGGACGGAAGAGAAGAAAAGACAATTTGAGGAGAAATATCATCTCTTATAA